Proteins encoded in a region of the Patescibacteria group bacterium genome:
- a CDS encoding GxxExxY protein, with product MPVNKNAELLYEAETKLIRDACYEVWNQFGGAFKEKIIDCSLNIALENRGLKVDSQKRIDIYFQSQKVGTYVPDKIIDDKILIELKCKPYLTKEDERQFWLYLKRV from the coding sequence ATGCCGGTTAATAAAAATGCCGAGTTGCTTTACGAAGCAGAAACAAAATTAATCCGCGACGCTTGTTACGAAGTTTGGAATCAATTCGGAGGGGCTTTTAAAGAAAAAATTATTGATTGCTCCTTGAACATCGCTTTAGAAAACAGGGGTCTTAAGGTTGACAGTCAAAAAAGAATTGATATCTATTTTCAAAGCCAAAAAGTGGGAACTTATGTTCCCGACAAAATCATTGACGATAAAATTTTAATAGAATTAAAATGCAAGCCGTATTTAACCAAAGAAGACGAAAGACAATTTTGGTTATATCTTAAAAGGGTCTGA
- the rplK gene encoding 50S ribosomal protein L11 codes for MAKKVKTYIKLQIPAGKANPAPPVGPALGQHGLNIAEFCSRFNEKTKSMAGDLTPVVITVYEDRTYSFVLKTPPAAELLKKAAGIEKGSGKPLREKVGKVSRKAIREIAERKMPDLNADNVESAMKMIEGTAKQMGLEIVD; via the coding sequence ATGGCCAAGAAAGTAAAAACATATATAAAATTGCAGATTCCGGCAGGCAAAGCTAACCCGGCGCCTCCCGTTGGTCCGGCGTTGGGCCAGCACGGCCTTAATATCGCCGAATTTTGCAGCCGTTTTAACGAAAAAACAAAAAGTATGGCTGGCGACCTTACGCCGGTTGTCATCACTGTTTATGAAGACAGAACTTACTCATTTGTTTTAAAAACCCCGCCGGCAGCCGAGCTCTTAAAAAAAGCGGCCGGCATAGAAAAGGGCTCGGGCAAGCCTTTGCGGGAAAAAGTCGGCAAGGTCAGCCGGAAGGCGATTCGGGAAATTGCCGAAAGAAAAATGCCCGACCTTAACGCCGACAATGTTGAATCGGCGATGAAAATGATAGAAGGAACTGCCAAACAGATGGGGTTGGAGATAGTTGATTAA
- a CDS encoding GIY-YIG nuclease family protein: MYYVYVLQSLKDKFFYVGSTPDLKVRVEKHNKGLVPSTQKRRPLKLVYYEACLNKNDAIKRERYLKSSWGKRYIKNRLRNYLPREIVNI; encoded by the coding sequence ATGTACTATGTGTATGTTTTACAAAGTTTGAAAGATAAATTTTTCTATGTCGGCTCTACACCAGATTTGAAGGTCAGAGTCGAAAAACATAACAAAGGTTTGGTTCCTTCAACCCAAAAAAGAAGACCCTTGAAATTAGTTTACTACGAAGCTTGTTTGAATAAAAATGATGCAATAAAGAGAGAAAGGTACCTTAAATCATCTTGGGGCAAACGTTACATTAAGAACCGTTTGAGGAACTACTTGCCCCGTGAGATAGTAAATATCTAA